Proteins co-encoded in one Callospermophilus lateralis isolate mCalLat2 chromosome 2, mCalLat2.hap1, whole genome shotgun sequence genomic window:
- the Ddi1 gene encoding protein DDI1 homolog 1, with amino-acid sequence MLITVYCVRRDLSEATFSLQVSPDFELCNFRVLCELESGVPVDEIQIFHMERILADDHYSLGSYGLKDGDVVVLLQKDNVGSRPVGRTPNQPRVDFGGTAVPGTSNSRQQHQHQHQHQHQHQHQHQHQKRASSVQQSHGLASGEKMTSSSQGLDSPTLIRSMLLSSPHDLSLLKERNPTLAEALLSGNLETFSQVLMEQQRERSLREQERLRLYSSDPFDLDAQARIEEEIRQQNIEENMNIAMEEAPESFGQVAMLYVNCKVNGYPLKAFVDSGAQMTIMSQACAERCNIIRLVDRRWAGVAKGVGTQRIIGRIHLSQIQIEGDFLQCSFSILEEQPMDILLGLDMLRRHQCSIDLKKNVLVIGTTGTQTHFLPEGELPPCARLVSGTGQEESSNKEAPDKMKRSVMDSGRKKH; translated from the coding sequence ATGCTGATCACTGTGTACTGTGTGCGAAGGGACCTCTCTGAGGCAACCTTCTCCCTCCAGGTCAGCCCTGACTTTGAGCTTTGCAACTTTCGGGTCCTTTGTGAGCTTGAGTCTGGAGTCCCCGTCGACGAGATCCAGATTTTCCACATGGAGCGAATCTTGGCAGACGACCACTATTCCCTGGGCTCCTATGGACTCAAAGACGGCGATGTTGTTGTTTTACTTCAAAAGGATAATGTGGGATCTCGGCCTGTAGGACGGACCCCAAACCAGCCCCGAGTAGATTTTGGTGGGACTGCAGTGCCTGGGACTTCAAACTCTAGGCAACAGCACCAACACCAACACCAGCACCAGCACCAGCACCAGCACCAACACCAGCACCAGAAACGTGCATCATCTGTACAGCAGTCCCATGGCCTGGCCTCTGGAGAGAAGATGACTTCTTCTTCTCAAGGTCTGGACAGCCCCACTTTAATCCGCAGTATGCTGCTTTCCAGTCCTCACGATCTGTCCCTGCTGAAGGAACGCAACCCAACCTTGGCGGAAGCACTGCTCAGCGGAAACCTTGAGACATTTTCTCAGGTCTTGATGGAGCAGCAAAGGGAAAGATCcttgagagagcaagagagacttCGCCTCTATTCTTCGGATCCATTTGATCTGGATGCTCAAGCCAGAATAGAAGAAGAGATTCGGCAGCAGAACATCGAAGAAAACATGAACATAGCAATGGAAGAGGCCCCCGAGAGTTTCGGACAAGTGGCAATGCTCTATGTCAACTGCAAAGTGAATGGATATCCTTTGAAGGCTTTTGTTGACTCAGGAGCCCAGATGACCATCATGAGTCAAGCTTGTGCTGAGAGATGTAACATAATTAGGCTGGTGGACCGACGATGGGCCGGAGTTGCTAAGGGAGTGGGCACACAGAGGATTATTGGCCGCATTCATCTGTCTCAGATTCAAATTGAAGGTGACTTCTTACAATGCTCTTTTTCCATTCTCGAGGAGCAGCCCATGGACATACTTCTAGGACTAGATATGCTCAGGAGACATCAGTGTTCCATTGATTTGAAGAAAAATGTGCTGGTGATTGGAACCACTGGCACACAGACTCACTTCCTTCCCGAGGGAGAGTTACCCCCCTGTGCTAGGCTGGTAAGTGGAACTGGGCAAGAGGAGTCTTCAAATAAGGAAGCACCAGATAAAATGAAACGTTCAGTCATGGATTCAGGACGCAAAAAGCATTGA